Proteins encoded in a region of the Armatimonadota bacterium genome:
- a CDS encoding ABC transporter ATP-binding protein, which yields MIVFEAASRWYGQVIGVNDVTCEIGPGVTALLGQNGAGKSTMLKLVTGQLRPTTGTVRVFGMDPFANPDVYRKLGYCPDIDSFPEHLTGRQFVHRMARLAGYSENEAQERTGRAVELVGMEDRADRRLKGFSKGMRQRIKLAQAVVHDPDVLLLDEPLNGLDPVGRRQFMDVLHKLAESGKSVVVSSHVLFEVEQMTRSILLLHRGRLLASGDLGAIRAYIDRHPHRIRIETSEPRILAAYLISLPFVVSAQIGADGGSLEVQTRQPDAFYETLPKLVLEENVPISGLYSPDNNLEAVFQYLVTS from the coding sequence GTGATCGTTTTCGAAGCGGCAAGCCGTTGGTACGGCCAAGTGATCGGCGTGAACGACGTCACGTGCGAAATCGGGCCCGGCGTGACCGCCCTCCTCGGTCAGAACGGTGCCGGAAAGAGCACCATGCTGAAGCTCGTCACGGGCCAATTGAGGCCGACGACCGGCACAGTCAGGGTCTTTGGGATGGACCCCTTCGCGAACCCCGACGTCTACCGAAAGCTCGGCTACTGCCCGGACATCGACAGCTTTCCCGAGCATCTGACGGGCCGTCAGTTCGTGCACCGGATGGCGCGGCTCGCCGGGTACTCGGAGAACGAAGCCCAAGAGCGGACGGGCCGTGCCGTCGAACTGGTCGGCATGGAGGACCGGGCCGATCGGCGGCTTAAGGGCTTCAGCAAAGGCATGCGGCAACGCATCAAGCTGGCCCAGGCCGTCGTCCATGATCCTGACGTCCTTCTCCTCGACGAACCTCTGAACGGTCTCGACCCCGTCGGACGGCGGCAGTTCATGGACGTTCTCCACAAGCTCGCGGAGAGCGGAAAGTCTGTCGTCGTCTCGTCGCACGTCTTGTTCGAAGTCGAGCAGATGACACGATCGATCCTGCTTCTGCACCGAGGTCGGCTTCTGGCAAGCGGGGACCTTGGCGCCATTCGGGCCTACATCGACCGTCATCCCCATCGGATCCGTATCGAGACCTCGGAACCGAGGATCCTCGCCGCTTATCTGATCAGCCTTCCGTTCGTCGTCAGCGCACAGATCGGCGCGGACGGAGGCTCCCTTGAAGTGCAGACGCGCCAGCCTGACGCGTTCTACGAGACGTTGCCGAAGCTCGTGCTGGAAG
- a CDS encoding ABC transporter permease subunit — protein MSEPIADLSYRDYSGAHLEARGRWLVIARMGWKTAFKKRAYWVFTSLAAWYYLVMIAFLYVLEQLGIAQKMPGISEQVFNRLVWKDQFLTGFTYSQLIWLTLGLMVGVGAVANDNGTNALLVYLSKPCRKIDYLIGKWTGVFVPLAVGMAVPTAFFFLYGLLNFREYRFIEQDPALGFRLIGMVLGAAAFQASLILGISSLFNKGRMAGAAYAAAFFLLTFFSFLMFIAWAVSQGGRRHKPNEFLGATAERLYYLSIDGLQIGWAKVVLGTDGSQPFGAGGNMPQMAAPPAALVVVPMVLIAVGGIALAWKRIRAVEVVK, from the coding sequence ATGTCTGAGCCCATCGCGGACCTCAGCTACCGCGATTACTCCGGCGCCCACTTGGAGGCGCGAGGCCGGTGGCTCGTCATCGCCCGGATGGGCTGGAAGACGGCCTTTAAGAAGCGCGCGTATTGGGTCTTCACGAGTTTGGCCGCTTGGTACTACCTCGTCATGATCGCGTTCCTGTACGTGCTCGAGCAGCTCGGGATCGCGCAAAAGATGCCAGGCATCTCGGAACAAGTCTTCAACCGTCTGGTGTGGAAGGACCAGTTCTTGACCGGATTCACGTACTCTCAGTTGATCTGGCTCACCTTAGGGTTGATGGTCGGGGTCGGAGCGGTCGCGAACGACAACGGGACGAACGCGCTTCTCGTCTATCTCAGCAAGCCGTGCCGTAAGATCGACTATCTGATCGGCAAGTGGACCGGAGTTTTCGTCCCCTTGGCCGTCGGAATGGCGGTGCCGACCGCGTTCTTCTTCCTCTACGGACTCTTGAATTTCCGGGAGTATCGGTTCATCGAGCAAGACCCTGCACTCGGGTTCCGGCTGATCGGTATGGTCCTCGGTGCGGCCGCGTTCCAGGCGAGTTTGATCCTTGGGATCAGCTCGTTGTTCAACAAGGGCCGGATGGCGGGTGCAGCCTATGCCGCCGCGTTTTTCCTGCTGACCTTTTTTTCGTTCCTGATGTTCATCGCTTGGGCCGTGAGCCAAGGTGGCCGTCGTCACAAGCCGAACGAGTTCCTTGGGGCGACGGCCGAGCGCCTGTACTACCTGTCCATCGACGGTCTTCAAATCGGCTGGGCAAAGGTCGTCCTTGGGACCGACGGGTCCCAACCGTTCGGGGCAGGAGGGAACATGCCCCAGATGGCGGCGCCGCCAGCGGCTTTGGTCGTCGTGCCGATGGTCTTGATCGCCGTCGGAGGCATCGCCCTTGCATGGAAGCGCATCCGTGCCGTGGAGGTCGTCAAGTGA
- a CDS encoding ABC transporter ATP-binding protein, with protein MPVAEIRDLTVRYGSFVALKDFSVTVPEGCVGLLGPNGAGKTTLIKTLLGFVDPGGGGGTVLGRQIGKHDLQIRQAVGYMPEQDCHIPGLSAVEYVAYAGELGGLPSNQALRRAHEVLEYCGLGDARYRHVETYSTGMKQKIKLAQALVHGPRLLLLDEPTNGLDPIGREETLSLIRSISHDKGVNVLVSSHLLPDVERTCDDVIVLSKGRLIAQGRIADLKRVEGHPMDVSLRSPSATFAEEAAALGLEAVRNEGVDYRFRGPGGPEDTAALLFRAARASGSQIRGMAPAERSLEDAFLEAVDV; from the coding sequence ATGCCAGTAGCCGAAATCCGTGACCTGACCGTCCGCTATGGCTCGTTCGTCGCCCTCAAGGACTTCTCCGTCACGGTGCCCGAAGGATGCGTGGGGCTCCTGGGTCCGAACGGAGCGGGGAAGACCACCCTCATCAAGACCCTCCTCGGGTTCGTCGACCCGGGCGGAGGCGGCGGGACGGTGCTCGGACGGCAGATCGGGAAGCACGACCTTCAGATCCGTCAGGCGGTCGGTTACATGCCGGAACAGGACTGTCATATTCCCGGACTGTCCGCGGTCGAATACGTCGCCTACGCCGGCGAACTCGGCGGACTGCCGTCCAACCAGGCGTTGCGCCGGGCGCACGAAGTCTTGGAATACTGTGGTCTAGGGGACGCCCGCTATCGGCACGTCGAAACCTACTCGACGGGAATGAAACAGAAGATCAAGCTCGCCCAGGCGCTCGTGCACGGCCCGAGGCTCCTCCTGCTCGACGAACCCACCAACGGGTTGGACCCCATCGGACGCGAAGAGACGTTGTCCCTCATCCGATCGATCTCGCACGACAAAGGCGTCAACGTCCTTGTCAGCAGTCATCTGTTGCCGGACGTGGAACGGACTTGCGACGACGTCATCGTGCTGTCGAAGGGCCGCTTGATCGCGCAGGGACGGATCGCAGACTTGAAGCGCGTCGAAGGGCACCCCATGGACGTGTCCCTCCGTTCGCCCAGTGCGACGTTCGCGGAAGAGGCCGCCGCGCTCGGCCTTGAAGCCGTCCGGAACGAAGGCGTCGACTATCGGTTCCGAGGTCCGGGCGGCCCCGAAGACACCGCCGCCCTTCTGTTCCGGGCGGCTCGCGCGTCAGGATCCCAGATCCGGGGCATGGCTCCGGCAGAGCGGTCGTTGGAAGACGCGTTCCTGGAGGCCGTCGATGTCTGA
- the ndk gene encoding nucleoside-diphosphate kinase → MVRPGLRPQVTGPPPEPTDRLGVRKSLRRLSCGPNPQLVAPVRSGGPVSSPAVNETTLVLIKPGGVKRNLIGEITRRVEARGLVVSGLKLVNADRNTVEEHYSEHSERPFFNDVCDYLTSGPIVCMAVTGVNAVKAIRAMMGATNPIEAAPGTVRGDFALTIDDNLTHSSSDPEAAARELGLWFPEGTV, encoded by the coding sequence ATGGTTCGTCCCGGTCTGCGACCCCAGGTTACCGGACCGCCCCCAGAGCCCACCGACAGACTCGGTGTCCGTAAGAGCCTCCGGCGCCTGTCATGCGGACCAAATCCCCAGTTGGTCGCTCCGGTGCGGTCCGGCGGCCCGGTATCCTCGCCCGCCGTGAACGAAACGACTTTAGTCCTCATCAAGCCGGGCGGCGTGAAACGCAACCTTATCGGCGAGATCACCCGCCGGGTCGAGGCCCGTGGCCTCGTCGTCTCCGGGCTCAAGCTCGTCAACGCTGACCGCAACACGGTCGAAGAGCACTATTCCGAGCACAGCGAGCGGCCGTTCTTCAACGACGTGTGCGACTACCTCACCAGCGGCCCGATCGTCTGTATGGCCGTCACCGGCGTCAACGCCGTCAAGGCGATCCGTGCGATGATGGGCGCCACGAACCCGATCGAAGCGGCCCCCGGAACCGTCCGGGGCGACTTTGCCCTGACGATCGACGACAACCTCACCCACAGTTCGAGCGATCCCGAAGCCGCAGCGAGGGAACTCGGCCTCTGGTTCCCTGAAGGCACCGTCTAA
- a CDS encoding helix-turn-helix transcriptional regulator, producing MNSILLNDCLSTLSVRESAVVRLATLGLKDSSICRRLQISQGTLGTHWSRVRRKTGLINRAQVAAACATRGCAGSVLSTAMLVAEKATEYESGAGEALAQDVFDALPVGALVALPDGTVVARNATSVRTFQAVVDLGSSLVDRIEKGDADAFASALRLAVSSSEGLRFRASMIVPSGEVRCRWLVKRLSTDSPLLLVLASSDEDWEH from the coding sequence ATGAATAGCATCCTTTTGAACGACTGCCTCTCGACGCTTTCGGTCCGCGAATCAGCGGTCGTCCGGCTCGCGACCTTAGGGCTCAAAGACTCCTCGATCTGCAGGCGCCTCCAAATCTCGCAAGGCACTTTGGGGACGCACTGGAGCCGGGTGCGCAGGAAGACGGGCCTGATCAACCGGGCCCAGGTCGCGGCCGCCTGTGCGACGCGCGGGTGTGCCGGGTCGGTGCTGTCGACCGCAATGCTCGTCGCTGAGAAGGCCACGGAGTACGAGAGCGGCGCGGGAGAGGCGTTGGCCCAGGACGTGTTCGACGCCTTGCCCGTCGGTGCCCTGGTGGCCCTGCCGGACGGCACCGTCGTGGCCCGCAACGCGACGTCCGTGCGGACCTTCCAAGCGGTGGTCGACCTAGGGTCGAGCCTTGTCGACCGCATCGAAAAGGGAGATGCGGACGCGTTCGCCTCTGCGCTCCGTTTAGCGGTCAGTTCGAGCGAGGGGCTTCGGTTCCGTGCGTCGATGATCGTGCCGAGCGGGGAGGTCCGGTGTCGATGGTTGGTGAAGCGGCTCAGCACTGACTCGCCGCTGCTCCTTGTCCTGGCCAGCTCGGACGAGGATTGGGAGCACTAA
- a CDS encoding YdeI/OmpD-associated family protein, with product MAREKPDAGRPTTRFSAEVLQCREGACFELPEGLQAALDTEDGLQIEGTMDAFPFRAPVARMDGGRLGLALSEALLKAVKARPGSNVNVEVTRVGDEPEVRVPADWVEALEAAPEALALYEKVTPMARREWVRWVASAKLGETRERRIEVGIDKLSKGMRRPCCFPGINFVTKGLVEAEETWVALPGAKSRD from the coding sequence ATGGCCCGCGAGAAACCCGATGCAGGACGACCGACGACAAGGTTCTCCGCCGAAGTCCTTCAATGCCGAGAAGGAGCCTGCTTCGAATTGCCCGAGGGTCTCCAGGCCGCACTCGACACTGAGGACGGCCTGCAGATCGAGGGGACGATGGACGCGTTCCCGTTCCGTGCACCCGTCGCCAGGATGGACGGAGGACGTCTCGGCCTGGCCCTGAGCGAAGCCCTGTTGAAGGCGGTCAAGGCCCGACCAGGATCGAACGTGAACGTCGAGGTCACCCGGGTCGGTGACGAGCCGGAGGTCCGCGTGCCGGCGGACTGGGTCGAAGCCCTAGAGGCGGCCCCTGAGGCGCTGGCCCTGTACGAGAAGGTGACCCCTATGGCCCGAAGGGAATGGGTGCGATGGGTCGCCTCGGCCAAGCTGGGCGAGACCCGGGAGCGACGTATCGAGGTCGGCATCGACAAGCTTTCCAAGGGCATGCGTAGACCGTGCTGCTTCCCCGGGATCAACTTCGTGACGAAGGGTCTGGTCGAGGCCGAAGAGACTTGGGTCGCCCTTCCCGGCGCCAAGTCCCGCGACTGA
- a CDS encoding carbohydrate ABC transporter permease, which yields MTLDLLFLLATCATWAGGVLLLAATAKAVTWAVAPRAGRDPRHLRASMVSAASGAVLWLCGLGAPPVPGRPASGIPVLPIVWPVMTFPFWIGLACALGALVRIVQAIGAVGTAGRTAGWKSVVGWVVGLAMCWIWAQALGIRPELLRGAIPLRPEAVIATVVLFVVSVAIVQATSRAFRSRGLGKQVAVVFALVCGSVVFSVPLVWLLLTSFKDQQDNAGANLVWVPQVTLQHPFIDPDRPLVKTLWRGKEVTAAVVGRNGGRLLLDIERPYPFRGWRIEALESATRPESRTGTVVTAEFQGRKVEAFVRREEAGGGRTVEVLVPADLKGTVFETTAQVTEPVRRPGVRWQNYTEALEWLPPDTDSGLAYVKNSLWLVLASVVGTLLSCSLVGYGMSRIRFPGRKALFAVMIATMMLPSAVTMLPRFLIWRSLGAVDTLVPVWLPSFTASTFYVFLLRQFFRTLPSELEDAAKMDGCGPLRTYWRVMLPQVKPALAVIGVWTFMGVWNDFMSPLIYVSSSDKMPVSYALQLFSADKSGDFGLLTAFATMATVPVLLVFVFGQKYFVDGVQLSGLGGK from the coding sequence GTGACCCTCGACCTCCTCTTCCTCCTCGCGACGTGCGCCACTTGGGCCGGTGGAGTGCTGCTTCTCGCAGCGACGGCCAAAGCGGTCACATGGGCGGTCGCTCCAAGAGCCGGCCGCGATCCACGGCACCTGCGCGCCTCGATGGTGTCGGCCGCTTCTGGAGCGGTGCTGTGGCTCTGCGGTCTCGGCGCGCCTCCGGTTCCGGGCCGCCCCGCATCCGGCATTCCCGTCCTTCCGATCGTCTGGCCCGTGATGACGTTTCCTTTTTGGATCGGACTGGCTTGTGCTTTGGGTGCTCTCGTCCGTATCGTGCAGGCCATTGGAGCGGTCGGAACGGCAGGACGTACTGCCGGCTGGAAGTCCGTCGTCGGCTGGGTTGTCGGTCTGGCAATGTGCTGGATCTGGGCTCAAGCGCTAGGGATCCGCCCGGAGCTCCTACGGGGAGCGATCCCGCTTCGGCCGGAAGCCGTGATCGCGACCGTCGTGCTCTTCGTCGTCTCTGTCGCCATCGTCCAAGCGACGTCAAGGGCCTTCCGCTCCAGAGGGCTGGGCAAGCAGGTTGCGGTCGTTTTCGCGCTCGTCTGCGGCTCCGTGGTCTTCTCGGTACCGCTCGTCTGGCTCCTGCTGACCAGTTTCAAGGATCAGCAGGACAACGCGGGGGCGAACTTGGTGTGGGTGCCTCAAGTCACACTCCAGCATCCCTTCATCGACCCCGATCGCCCGCTCGTCAAAACCCTTTGGCGCGGGAAGGAGGTCACGGCCGCCGTCGTCGGCCGCAACGGCGGACGGCTGCTCTTGGACATCGAACGGCCCTATCCGTTCCGTGGTTGGAGGATCGAGGCACTGGAGTCGGCGACGCGCCCTGAATCCAGGACGGGAACCGTCGTCACGGCCGAGTTTCAAGGCCGCAAGGTCGAAGCGTTCGTTCGCCGAGAAGAAGCTGGAGGCGGCCGGACGGTCGAGGTCCTTGTACCGGCCGACCTGAAAGGAACGGTCTTCGAAACGACGGCCCAAGTGACCGAGCCCGTCCGACGGCCAGGAGTCCGGTGGCAGAACTACACGGAGGCCCTCGAATGGCTGCCTCCGGACACGGATTCGGGCCTCGCCTACGTCAAGAACTCGCTATGGCTCGTTTTGGCGAGCGTCGTCGGTACCCTCTTGAGTTGCTCCCTGGTGGGCTACGGCATGTCCCGGATCCGCTTTCCGGGCCGCAAAGCCTTGTTCGCGGTGATGATCGCGACCATGATGCTGCCTTCGGCCGTCACGATGTTGCCTCGGTTTTTGATCTGGCGCTCCCTTGGGGCCGTGGACACGCTCGTCCCCGTATGGTTGCCCAGCTTCACGGCCTCGACGTTCTACGTCTTCCTGCTGAGACAGTTCTTCCGGACGTTGCCGTCAGAGTTGGAGGACGCGGCGAAGATGGACGGTTGCGGCCCTCTGCGGACGTACTGGAGGGTGATGTTGCCTCAGGTGAAACCTGCGCTGGCCGTCATCGGGGTCTGGACGTTCATGGGCGTTTGGAACGACTTCATGTCGCCCCTCATCTACGTCTCTTCGTCGGACAAAATGCCCGTCTCCTATGCGCTCCAGTTGTTCAGCGCGGACAAGAGCGGCGACTTCGGTCTCCTGACGGCGTTCGCGACGATGGCGACCGTGCCCGTGCTCCTCGTGTTCGTCTTCGGCCAGAAGTACTTCGTCGACGGTGTCCAATTGAGCGGCCTGGGCGGAAAGTAG
- a CDS encoding extracellular solute-binding protein, with product MRARALRALAAALAAACALSCTPRTEGRTVELVVWGVNLGPNDKGQNDVFREFERRNPGIRVKTLMMGSGGMSSQKLMTAIVGGAPPDVVYQDRFTLADWASRGAFRELDDLIERDRRTDPTTPTREQYFAATWDEASFGGKVYGVPWMADDRILVWNRSVFQERAAALKSAGLDPGRAPRTWTELLAYSRVLTEKNPDGTLKRAGFIPSFGDSWLTMYAGLNEAQTLSADGRTCTLDSPETVQALTFMKECYAVLGGIENADRFRSTFRGETNDAFFTGQVAMKIDGDWALGGIARYAPKLDFGSAPPPVPDDRFHRRGRFARVADVWSTWAGGFAYCIPRGARHTEAAWTFVKFVTSLEGRILEVERQDDLNRSRGQMTFPRLTAQKAMNEASLRDYLPRDKDLADAVRLHFALLPNAKVRPVSMAGKVMWDEQNRATDAALHGSASPESALKKARENVQRVLDEHFGKDRLAVADLRIPTVVGLFGLVIGAGLFAAWFQKKKLGPLHRKEAFWGLLFVSPWIIGFLVLTAGPMLASVVLAFTQYNGLQEAHWVGWKNFEDVAVHDRGLLVKAFSNAFYLAGIGVPLGLVTGLSLALLLNVSVRGIAAFRTLFMLPSIVPGVATVVLWVWILAPDPRMGLANGLWSVTLGPWFGLQPPAWTASEEWAKPALILMGLWGAGGGVIVWLAGLKGVPRELYEAASLDGATPTVQFWTVTLPQLSPLVFFNAVTGFIGALQVFDPVYVATGGYGSGPNDTLLVPVYHLFTSAFGYFRLGYASALAWVVFLVILAVTAVQFWIGRRSVYYEVGE from the coding sequence ATGAGGGCGCGCGCACTGAGGGCCCTGGCCGCCGCGTTGGCTGCCGCCTGCGCGCTGTCCTGTACCCCTCGCACCGAGGGCAGAACCGTCGAACTGGTCGTCTGGGGCGTCAACCTCGGCCCGAACGACAAAGGCCAGAACGACGTTTTCCGGGAGTTCGAACGCCGCAACCCGGGCATCCGCGTGAAGACACTGATGATGGGCTCGGGCGGCATGAGTTCGCAGAAGCTCATGACGGCGATCGTCGGGGGCGCTCCTCCCGACGTGGTCTACCAAGACCGCTTCACGTTGGCAGATTGGGCGAGCCGCGGCGCCTTTCGCGAACTCGACGACCTGATCGAGCGCGACCGGAGGACCGATCCGACGACCCCGACGCGCGAGCAGTACTTCGCCGCGACGTGGGACGAAGCGAGTTTCGGAGGCAAGGTCTACGGTGTGCCTTGGATGGCCGACGACCGGATCTTAGTCTGGAACCGGTCCGTCTTCCAGGAAAGGGCGGCCGCGTTGAAATCGGCCGGCCTCGACCCGGGCAGGGCTCCGAGGACGTGGACGGAGCTGCTGGCTTACAGCCGAGTCCTGACCGAGAAGAACCCTGACGGGACATTGAAACGTGCCGGGTTCATTCCGAGCTTCGGGGACTCGTGGCTGACGATGTACGCGGGCCTGAACGAAGCCCAGACATTGAGCGCAGACGGACGGACGTGCACGCTCGACTCCCCCGAAACGGTCCAGGCCCTGACCTTCATGAAGGAATGCTACGCCGTCCTCGGTGGCATCGAGAACGCCGACCGTTTCCGCTCCACGTTCCGCGGCGAAACGAACGACGCGTTTTTCACGGGCCAGGTCGCGATGAAGATCGACGGCGACTGGGCGTTAGGAGGCATCGCGCGCTATGCGCCGAAGTTGGACTTCGGATCCGCGCCACCGCCCGTCCCGGACGACCGCTTTCACAGGCGCGGACGATTCGCCAGAGTCGCGGACGTCTGGTCGACCTGGGCCGGGGGCTTCGCCTATTGCATCCCACGAGGTGCCCGCCACACCGAGGCGGCCTGGACGTTCGTCAAGTTCGTCACCAGCCTTGAGGGCAGGATCCTCGAAGTCGAGCGCCAAGACGATCTGAACCGTTCGCGCGGGCAAATGACCTTTCCCCGGTTGACAGCCCAGAAAGCGATGAACGAGGCGTCCCTGCGCGACTACCTTCCGAGGGACAAGGACTTGGCCGACGCCGTCCGTCTCCACTTCGCGTTGTTGCCGAACGCCAAAGTGCGCCCGGTGTCCATGGCCGGCAAGGTCATGTGGGACGAACAGAACCGGGCGACGGACGCTGCGCTTCACGGCAGCGCCTCGCCGGAGTCGGCCCTGAAAAAGGCGCGCGAAAACGTCCAGCGGGTGCTGGACGAGCACTTCGGAAAGGACCGGCTTGCCGTCGCCGACCTCCGGATCCCGACGGTCGTCGGGCTCTTCGGTCTCGTGATCGGGGCCGGGTTGTTCGCCGCGTGGTTCCAGAAGAAGAAGCTCGGTCCGTTGCACCGAAAGGAAGCGTTCTGGGGGCTGCTCTTCGTCAGTCCGTGGATCATCGGGTTTCTGGTTTTGACCGCCGGGCCGATGCTGGCGTCCGTCGTATTGGCCTTCACCCAGTACAACGGCCTCCAAGAAGCGCATTGGGTCGGCTGGAAGAACTTTGAGGACGTCGCGGTCCATGACCGTGGGCTTCTCGTCAAGGCGTTTTCGAACGCGTTCTATCTCGCCGGGATCGGCGTTCCGCTCGGGCTCGTGACCGGCCTGTCCCTTGCCCTTCTGTTGAACGTGTCCGTCCGTGGGATCGCCGCGTTCCGGACGTTGTTCATGCTGCCTTCGATCGTCCCGGGAGTCGCGACGGTCGTCCTCTGGGTCTGGATCTTGGCCCCCGATCCAAGGATGGGTCTGGCGAACGGGCTGTGGTCCGTCACGCTCGGCCCGTGGTTCGGGTTGCAGCCTCCGGCATGGACGGCGTCCGAAGAATGGGCGAAACCGGCGCTGATCTTGATGGGTCTCTGGGGAGCCGGAGGCGGGGTGATCGTATGGCTCGCAGGGCTCAAAGGTGTACCGCGCGAACTCTATGAAGCCGCGTCTTTGGACGGCGCGACACCGACAGTGCAGTTCTGGACGGTGACGCTTCCTCAGCTCAGCCCCCTCGTCTTCTTCAATGCGGTGACCGGGTTCATCGGCGCCCTCCAGGTGTTCGACCCGGTCTATGTCGCGACGGGCGGGTACGGCTCTGGCCCGAACGATACGCTCCTGGTCCCGGTCTACCACCTGTTCACGAGTGCCTTCGGTTACTTTCGCCTGGGATACGCCTCGGCCCTTGCGTGGGTCGTGTTCCTCGTCATCCTCGCCGTGACTGCGGTGCAGTTCTGGATCGGTCGCAGGTCGGTCTACTATGAGGTCGGCGAGTGA
- a CDS encoding VOC family protein, translated as MPEQDMDQFITTVGSTFIWHELYAPQGRPAIDFYTECLDFGTQEMDMGEMGKYHMLTKNGRGIAGVMATSEMPDMKDVPPHWAVYLSVDDVDARLEKCTSKGAEVIVPPFDVPTVGRMSLMKDPFGAHIWLFKPAPM; from the coding sequence ATGCCTGAACAAGACATGGATCAATTCATCACGACGGTCGGCAGCACGTTCATCTGGCACGAGCTCTACGCGCCACAGGGCCGGCCCGCGATCGACTTCTACACCGAGTGTCTGGACTTTGGGACTCAGGAAATGGACATGGGCGAAATGGGCAAGTACCACATGCTCACGAAAAACGGCCGTGGGATCGCGGGCGTCATGGCGACGTCAGAGATGCCCGACATGAAGGACGTCCCGCCGCACTGGGCGGTCTACCTTTCCGTCGACGACGTCGACGCCAGGCTTGAGAAGTGCACATCGAAAGGCGCCGAAGTCATCGTCCCGCCGTTCGACGTTCCGACCGTGGGCCGGATGTCCCTGATGAAGGATCCGTTCGGCGCTCACATCTGGCTCTTTAAGCCGGCCCCCATGTAG